In Paenibacillus ihbetae, the following are encoded in one genomic region:
- the uvrA gene encoding excinuclease ABC subunit UvrA codes for MASENIVIKGARAHNLKNIDITIPRDKFVVLTGLSGSGKSSLAFDTIYAEGQRRYVESLSAYARQFLGQMEKPDVDSIDGLSPAISIDQKTTSRNPRSTVGTVTEIYDYLRLLFARIGHPHCPEHGVEITSQTVEQMVDRIMQYPEKTRLQILAPVVSGRKGEHKNLFTDIAKQGFVRVRVDGELRDLSESIELEKNKKHTIEVVVDRIVVKEDIEARLADSIETALNLSGGQLLVDIIGQEELRFSSNFACPICGFSMEELTPRMFSFNTPFGACPDCDGLGVEMIVDPELLVPDTSKSIEEGAFLAWSGGTSTYYPQFLKSVCQHYGIPQDVPVSELSQEQMNKLLYGTGNEKVHFRYENDFGQRKEAYVTFEGIIPNLERRYRDTNSEGIREYIEGYMSSKPCDVCKGHRLRKESLAVTINDRNMAYVTSLSIGESLKFFESLDLSEKERQIANLILKEIHSRLGFLVNVGLDYLTLSRSAGTLSGGEAQRIRLATQIGSSLMGVLYILDEPSIGLHQRDNDRLISTLEHMRDLGNTLIVVEHDEDTMMAADYIIDIGPGAGIHGGQVIAQGTPKEIMEDPNSLTGQYLSGRKFIPVNLERRKPDGRWLEIKGAKENNLKNINVKFPIGVFTAVTGVSGSGKSTLVNEILYKTLARDLNKAKVRPGQYREIKGLEHVEKVIDIDQSPIGRTPRSNPATYTGVFDDIRDIFAQTNEAKIRGYKKGRFSFNVKGGRCEACRGDGIIKIEMHFLPDIYVPCEVCKGKRYNRETLEVKYKGKNISEVLEMTVENATEFFQNIPKIHRKMQTLMDVGLGYITLGQPATTLSGGEAQRVKLASELYRRSTGKTMYILDEPTTGLHVDDIDRLLTVLHRLVDSGESVLVIEHNLDVIKTADYIIDLGPEGGSGGGTIIATGTPEDIVKVPQSYTGKYLKPILERDTKRTAELNRVEAAR; via the coding sequence TTGGCCAGTGAGAATATTGTGATAAAAGGCGCACGCGCACACAATTTGAAGAATATCGACATCACGATCCCGCGCGACAAGTTTGTTGTGCTGACCGGACTTAGCGGCTCGGGCAAATCCTCCCTCGCGTTTGACACCATTTATGCCGAGGGGCAGCGCCGGTATGTCGAATCGCTCTCCGCATATGCCCGGCAGTTCCTTGGGCAGATGGAGAAGCCGGATGTGGATTCGATCGACGGTCTGTCCCCGGCCATCTCGATCGACCAGAAGACGACCAGCCGCAACCCGCGTTCGACCGTAGGTACGGTCACCGAAATTTATGATTATCTGCGGCTTCTGTTTGCCCGGATCGGGCATCCCCACTGTCCGGAGCACGGTGTGGAGATAACGTCCCAGACGGTAGAGCAGATGGTGGACCGCATTATGCAGTACCCGGAGAAGACAAGGCTGCAAATTTTGGCCCCGGTCGTTTCCGGACGCAAAGGCGAGCATAAGAACCTGTTCACGGACATTGCGAAGCAGGGCTTCGTCCGCGTGCGGGTCGACGGCGAGCTTCGCGACCTGTCCGAGAGTATTGAGCTCGAGAAGAACAAGAAGCATACCATCGAGGTTGTCGTTGACCGCATCGTCGTTAAAGAGGATATCGAGGCGCGCCTGGCAGACTCCATCGAGACCGCGCTTAACCTGTCCGGCGGGCAGCTGCTGGTCGATATTATCGGCCAGGAGGAGCTGCGGTTCAGCTCGAACTTTGCCTGCCCGATCTGCGGATTCAGCATGGAAGAGCTGACGCCGAGAATGTTCTCCTTCAATACCCCGTTCGGTGCGTGTCCGGATTGCGACGGCTTGGGCGTGGAGATGATCGTTGATCCCGAGCTGCTGGTGCCGGACACGAGCAAGAGCATCGAGGAAGGGGCATTTTTGGCCTGGAGCGGCGGCACATCGACGTATTACCCGCAATTCCTGAAATCGGTATGCCAGCATTACGGCATTCCGCAGGATGTGCCTGTGAGCGAATTAAGCCAGGAGCAGATGAATAAGCTGCTGTACGGAACGGGCAACGAGAAGGTGCACTTCCGTTATGAGAATGATTTCGGACAGCGAAAGGAAGCGTATGTCACCTTCGAGGGTATCATCCCGAACCTGGAGCGCCGTTATCGCGATACGAATTCCGAGGGCATTCGCGAATATATCGAAGGCTACATGAGCAGCAAGCCGTGCGATGTATGTAAAGGGCACCGTCTCCGCAAGGAGAGCTTGGCCGTTACGATCAATGACCGTAACATGGCTTATGTTACCAGCCTGTCGATCGGAGAGTCGCTGAAGTTTTTCGAATCGCTGGATTTGTCCGAGAAAGAGCGGCAGATCGCCAATCTGATTCTGAAGGAAATTCATAGCCGGTTGGGCTTCCTCGTCAACGTGGGTCTGGATTATTTGACCCTCAGCCGTTCGGCAGGGACCCTCTCCGGCGGCGAAGCGCAGCGGATCCGGCTCGCGACGCAGATCGGCTCAAGCTTGATGGGCGTACTGTATATTTTGGACGAGCCCAGCATCGGTCTGCACCAGCGGGATAATGACCGCCTGATTTCCACGCTGGAGCATATGCGTGATCTCGGGAACACGCTCATCGTTGTTGAGCATGACGAGGACACGATGATGGCTGCCGATTACATTATTGACATCGGCCCGGGTGCAGGTATTCATGGCGGGCAGGTTATTGCCCAAGGAACGCCGAAGGAAATTATGGAGGACCCGAATTCTCTGACCGGCCAATACTTGAGCGGCCGCAAGTTCATCCCGGTTAATCTGGAGCGCCGGAAGCCGGATGGACGCTGGCTCGAAATCAAGGGAGCGAAGGAGAATAACCTCAAGAACATCAACGTCAAGTTTCCGATTGGCGTCTTTACGGCGGTAACGGGCGTGTCCGGTTCAGGGAAATCGACCTTGGTGAACGAGATTCTGTATAAGACGCTTGCTCGGGATTTGAACAAAGCAAAAGTACGCCCGGGTCAGTACCGTGAGATCAAGGGACTTGAGCATGTCGAGAAAGTGATCGATATCGACCAGTCGCCGATCGGCCGTACGCCGCGCTCCAACCCGGCAACGTATACCGGCGTGTTCGACGATATTCGGGACATCTTCGCCCAGACGAACGAAGCGAAGATCCGCGGATACAAGAAAGGCCGCTTCAGCTTCAACGTCAAGGGCGGCCGCTGTGAGGCCTGCCGCGGCGACGGCATCATCAAGATCGAGATGCACTTCCTGCCGGATATTTATGTGCCATGCGAAGTATGCAAGGGCAAACGGTATAACCGAGAGACGCTGGAGGTTAAATACAAAGGCAAAAATATATCGGAAGTGCTGGAGATGACGGTGGAGAATGCCACCGAGTTCTTCCAGAACATTCCGAAGATCCACCGAAAGATGCAAACGCTGATGGATGTCGGTCTCGGATATATTACGCTCGGTCAGCCGGCCACGACGCTGTCCGGCGGCGAGGCGCAGCGCGTGAAGCTGGCTTCGGAGCTGTATCGCCGCAGCACGGGCAAGACGATGTATATTCTGGATGAGCCGACCACGGGCTTGCATGTGGACGATATCGACCGCCTGCTTACCGTGCTTCACCGGCTAGTCGATTCCGGCGAATCGGTGCTGGTCATCGAGCATAATCTGGATGTCATCAAGACGGCGGATTATATCATTGACCTGGGTCCGGAGGGCGGAAGCGGCGGCGGCACCATCATCGCTACCGGAACGCCGGAGGACATCGTGAAGGTGCCTCAGTCCTACACAGGCAAATATCTGAAGCCGATATTGGAACGCGACACGAAGCGGACGGCGGAGCTGAATCGGGTAGAGGCTGCCCGTTAA
- a CDS encoding ABC transporter permease — protein MNTAIIAWFELKRMATSRTVLINQFLLPLILIFILGNALSGWFGNEEEFEQPPVNVGFILPEGQGELPAIMQGLVNGPEIQDIVIQHILSNREEGVGKLRRGELDYAVVIPEAFDERMGRGEAVKLELLPGRDHNLNLVADTVFTTFMADANHKQAEAIVFGGAPPLAVPASASDGEEGGASVEVGQLSEKGGSYSAAQYYAASMLVMFLLYSGLMASSSLLGERESRTLHRLQSAPVSPGSIFAGKIIGCSLITFGKAAVIVLGSMWLYGVKWGGHPLLLITVCVLLTLSSMTIAALITFVSRTAAGARGLMQALVIAMTFVSGGFMPLPVEFFQKIAAFTVNHWAMQSMLRMMLDSETGLVLSCIGMLALITAVLSAFAMITYRKVGYHA, from the coding sequence ATGAACACTGCGATTATCGCCTGGTTTGAGCTCAAGCGAATGGCTACGAGCCGGACCGTGCTGATCAATCAATTTTTGCTGCCGCTTATACTGATCTTTATATTAGGTAACGCGCTATCCGGCTGGTTCGGCAACGAAGAGGAATTTGAGCAGCCGCCGGTGAATGTGGGCTTCATATTGCCCGAAGGGCAGGGGGAGCTTCCTGCAATCATGCAGGGACTCGTGAATGGGCCGGAAATTCAGGATATTGTTATCCAGCACATCCTATCGAATCGCGAGGAGGGGGTAGGAAAGCTCCGCCGGGGAGAGCTGGATTATGCGGTTGTGATCCCGGAAGCGTTCGACGAGCGGATGGGAAGGGGAGAAGCGGTGAAGCTGGAGCTGCTTCCCGGCAGAGACCATAATCTGAATCTCGTGGCGGATACCGTCTTTACAACATTTATGGCGGACGCGAATCATAAACAGGCGGAGGCGATCGTGTTCGGCGGCGCGCCGCCGTTGGCGGTACCCGCCTCGGCATCAGATGGAGAAGAAGGCGGAGCCAGCGTGGAGGTTGGACAATTGAGCGAAAAGGGCGGGTCTTATTCTGCCGCTCAATACTATGCGGCTTCCATGCTGGTCATGTTTCTGCTGTATTCGGGCCTGATGGCAAGCAGCAGCCTGCTGGGCGAGCGGGAGAGCCGGACCCTGCACCGGCTGCAAAGTGCACCGGTATCCCCCGGCTCGATTTTTGCCGGCAAAATCATTGGATGCAGTCTGATCACGTTTGGGAAAGCCGCTGTCATTGTGCTTGGTTCGATGTGGCTTTATGGCGTGAAGTGGGGAGGGCATCCGCTCTTGTTGATCACGGTATGTGTCCTTCTCACCCTGTCGTCCATGACGATTGCTGCGCTCATTACGTTCGTGTCCCGGACGGCGGCCGGAGCCAGGGGCTTGATGCAGGCCCTGGTCATCGCCATGACGTTTGTCAGCGGAGGCTTTATGCCGCTGCCGGTGGAGTTTTTTCAGAAGATCGCAGCCTTTACGGTCAACCACTGGGCGATGCAGAGCATGCTGCGGATGATGCTGGACAGCGAGACCGGCCTCGTCCTCTCCTGCATCGGGATGCTGGCGCTCATAACGGCCGTGCTTTCGGCCTTTGCCATGATCACGTACCGAAAGGTGGGATACCATGCCTAG
- a CDS encoding flagellar motor protein MotB — protein sequence MSGPNRRRRRYRPQAGGDQRDRWMITYADLITLLLIFFVVMYGMSRLDPEKYQLVTESLQATFQSGDSILEMGSGITGTADTENHKNPPSKAEEDSSDDAEDAGPLSERELAFRAQEEELASFMGLIQQYVKDNQLEDEIFISDEPQGIAITLSDRFLFDVGRAELKPGAAPVLGKLASLFEDLDSTVSIEGHTDDVPIGRGSIYKDNWELSGARAMSVLRFFLEKEGLDPADFQYAGYADTRPAADNATPEGRQKNRRVEITVLRQLRQ from the coding sequence ATGAGTGGACCGAATAGACGGAGGCGGCGCTACCGTCCGCAGGCGGGCGGCGATCAGCGCGACCGCTGGATGATCACCTATGCGGATCTGATTACGCTGCTGCTGATATTTTTTGTCGTCATGTACGGGATGAGCCGTTTGGATCCGGAAAAATATCAATTGGTCACCGAGTCGCTGCAGGCCACCTTTCAGAGCGGGGACAGCATTCTGGAGATGGGCTCCGGCATCACCGGCACGGCCGATACGGAGAACCACAAGAACCCTCCTTCCAAGGCTGAGGAAGACAGCAGCGATGATGCCGAAGACGCCGGGCCGTTAAGCGAGCGTGAGCTGGCCTTCCGGGCTCAGGAGGAGGAGCTGGCGAGCTTCATGGGACTCATTCAGCAATATGTAAAGGACAACCAGCTCGAGGACGAGATTTTCATCTCGGACGAGCCCCAGGGAATCGCCATTACGCTCAGCGACCGGTTCCTGTTCGATGTCGGCCGGGCGGAATTGAAGCCGGGCGCCGCTCCCGTGCTCGGCAAGCTGGCGAGCCTGTTCGAGGATTTGGATTCCACCGTCAGCATCGAAGGCCATACGGACGATGTCCCGATCGGACGCGGCTCCATCTACAAGGATAATTGGGAGCTTTCCGGCGCACGCGCCATGTCGGTGCTCCGATTCTTCCTGGAGAAGGAGGGGCTCGATCCTGCGGACTTCCAGTATGCGGGATATGCGGATACAAGACCGGCTGCGGATAACGCCACTCCTGAAGGCCGACAGAAAAACCGCCGGGTCGAGATCACCGTGCTGCGACAGCTTCGCCAGTAG
- a CDS encoding ABC transporter ATP-binding protein: protein MVRMAVFLEMKDVVKRYGSKLSVDHLNLEVQEGEIFGLLGPNGAGKSTSISMICGLLPKDQGSIKVDGISIEDQPLEVKRRIGLVPQDLALYEQMSAMDNVAFFAKLYGLRGQQLKERVEEALTFVGLQDRAKDRPSTFSGGMKRRLNIACSITHRPKLIIMDEPTVGIDPQSRNHILESVRTLNEMGSTVIYTSHYMEEVAAISDRVAIMDQGHVIACGTQQELRARVAQEERIILTADGITEELIQEMKLHPRVGRVTQYDHRLEIYVPSAQEELQDILFICGKHGTTLRSLQCEEPDLETLFLSLTGRKLRD, encoded by the coding sequence ATGGTACGTATGGCGGTCTTTCTGGAAATGAAAGATGTCGTGAAACGATATGGAAGCAAGCTGTCGGTGGATCACCTGAATCTCGAGGTGCAGGAGGGGGAAATCTTCGGACTGCTCGGCCCGAACGGGGCTGGCAAAAGCACGTCCATCAGCATGATCTGCGGCCTGCTGCCGAAGGATCAAGGGAGCATCAAAGTCGATGGCATATCGATTGAAGATCAGCCGCTTGAGGTGAAGCGAAGAATCGGATTGGTTCCGCAGGATCTCGCCTTGTACGAGCAAATGTCGGCGATGGACAACGTTGCCTTTTTTGCAAAATTGTACGGACTTCGGGGACAGCAGCTGAAGGAAAGGGTGGAGGAGGCATTAACGTTCGTCGGACTGCAGGATCGGGCCAAGGACCGGCCGTCGACCTTTTCCGGCGGGATGAAGCGAAGGCTGAACATCGCCTGCTCGATTACCCATCGTCCGAAGCTCATCATCATGGATGAACCGACGGTCGGCATCGATCCGCAGTCGCGCAACCATATCCTTGAATCTGTCCGGACGTTGAATGAGATGGGCTCGACGGTCATTTATACCAGCCATTATATGGAGGAGGTTGCCGCGATCAGCGATCGGGTGGCCATTATGGACCAAGGCCATGTCATCGCCTGCGGTACGCAGCAGGAGCTGCGGGCTAGGGTGGCTCAAGAGGAGCGCATTATCCTCACGGCAGACGGGATCACGGAGGAGCTTATCCAGGAGATGAAGCTTCATCCGCGCGTCGGGCGCGTTACGCAATATGATCATCGGCTGGAGATTTATGTTCCATCGGCGCAAGAGGAGCTGCAGGATATTCTGTTCATTTGCGGCAAGCACGGCACGACGCTCCGATCGCTGCAGTGCGAGGAGCCTGACTTGGAGACACTGTTTCTCAGCCTGACCGGACGGAAGCTGCGGGACTGA
- the uvrB gene encoding excinuclease ABC subunit UvrB gives MSDLVVSTKSFEIESEFQPQGDQPAAIEQLVEGLRQGKKHQTLLGATGTGKTFTIAQTIARVNRPTLVIAHNKTLAAQLASEFKEFFPNNSVDYFVSYYDYYQPEAYIPSSDTYIEKDSSINEEIDKLRHSATSSLFERRDVIIVASVSCIYGLGSPKEYGELLLSLRVGMEKPRNQILARLVDIQYQRNDINFVRGTFRVRGDVIEIFPASKGEHAVRVELFGDEIERITEIDVLTGELVGEREHIAIFPASHFVTREETMRVALINIERELEERLEQLRSEGKLLEAQRLEQRTRYDIEMMKEVGFCSGIENYSGPLTFREPGATPYTLLDYFPDDMLIVIDESHVTLPQIRAMYNGDRARKTVLVEHGFRLPSALDNRPLKFEEFEEKVNQIIYVSATPGPYELEHCDTMVEQIIRPTGLLDPIIDVRPTEGQIDDLIGEIRERVDRDERVLITTLTKKMAEDLTDYLKEIGIKVRYMHSDIKTLERMQILRDLRLGTFHVLVGINLLREGLDLPEVSLVAILDADKEGFLRSDRSLIQTIGRAARNSDGKVIMYGDKITDSMDRAIKETERRRSIQVAYNEKHGITPQTIRKKVRDVIEATKVAEGKADYLAGDKQKMSKKERQSLIQRLEAEMKDAAKNLQFERAAELRDALLELQAE, from the coding sequence ATGAGCGATTTAGTTGTCAGTACCAAATCCTTTGAGATTGAGTCCGAGTTCCAGCCGCAAGGCGACCAGCCGGCTGCGATCGAGCAGTTGGTTGAAGGGCTGCGCCAGGGGAAGAAGCACCAGACGCTGCTGGGCGCAACAGGAACCGGCAAGACGTTTACGATCGCGCAGACCATCGCCAGAGTAAACCGGCCGACCCTTGTCATTGCGCATAACAAGACGCTTGCCGCACAGCTGGCGAGCGAATTCAAGGAGTTTTTCCCGAACAACTCGGTTGATTACTTTGTCAGCTACTACGATTACTATCAGCCGGAAGCGTACATCCCTTCTTCCGATACGTATATCGAGAAGGATTCCAGCATCAACGAAGAGATCGATAAGCTTCGCCACTCGGCCACCAGCTCGCTGTTCGAGCGGCGGGACGTCATCATCGTTGCGAGCGTATCCTGCATTTACGGCTTGGGATCGCCGAAGGAGTACGGGGAATTGCTGCTCTCGCTCCGGGTAGGCATGGAGAAGCCGCGCAATCAGATTCTGGCGCGGCTTGTTGATATTCAGTACCAGCGCAACGACATCAATTTCGTCCGCGGCACGTTCCGCGTCCGCGGAGACGTCATCGAGATTTTCCCGGCCTCGAAGGGCGAGCATGCGGTTCGCGTCGAGCTGTTCGGCGACGAGATCGAGCGGATCACGGAGATTGACGTCCTGACGGGAGAGCTGGTCGGAGAGCGCGAGCATATTGCGATCTTCCCGGCCTCCCACTTCGTAACCCGCGAAGAGACGATGCGGGTTGCGCTGATCAATATCGAGCGGGAGCTGGAGGAGCGCCTTGAGCAGCTCCGTTCCGAGGGCAAGCTGCTCGAAGCGCAGCGGCTGGAGCAGCGTACGCGCTATGATATCGAGATGATGAAGGAAGTCGGATTCTGCTCCGGCATCGAGAACTATTCGGGGCCGCTGACATTCCGGGAGCCGGGGGCAACCCCGTATACGCTGCTCGATTATTTCCCGGACGATATGCTGATCGTGATCGACGAGTCGCACGTGACGCTGCCTCAGATCCGGGCTATGTACAACGGGGACCGCGCCAGGAAGACAGTGCTCGTGGAGCATGGATTCCGTCTGCCGTCGGCGCTCGATAACCGTCCGCTGAAGTTCGAGGAGTTCGAGGAGAAGGTCAACCAGATCATCTATGTGTCCGCAACGCCGGGACCTTATGAGCTTGAGCACTGCGATACGATGGTCGAGCAGATCATCCGGCCGACCGGGCTGCTTGATCCGATCATTGACGTGAGGCCGACGGAAGGACAGATCGACGATCTGATCGGCGAGATCCGGGAGCGGGTTGACCGTGACGAACGTGTGCTGATTACGACCCTTACGAAGAAGATGGCGGAAGACTTGACCGATTATCTCAAGGAGATCGGCATCAAGGTCCGCTACATGCACTCCGATATCAAGACGCTGGAGAGGATGCAGATCCTGCGCGACCTGCGCCTGGGGACATTCCACGTGCTGGTCGGGATTAACCTGCTGCGGGAAGGCCTTGACCTGCCGGAGGTGTCCCTCGTAGCGATTCTGGACGCGGATAAGGAAGGCTTCCTCCGCTCCGACCGGTCCCTGATCCAGACGATCGGCCGCGCCGCCCGGAACTCGGACGGCAAGGTCATCATGTACGGAGACAAGATCACCGATTCGATGGATCGGGCGATTAAGGAGACGGAGCGCCGCCGCAGCATTCAGGTTGCCTACAACGAGAAGCACGGCATTACGCCGCAGACGATCCGCAAGAAGGTGCGGGACGTCATTGAAGCGACGAAGGTGGCCGAGGGCAAAGCGGACTATTTGGCCGGCGACAAGCAGAAGATGTCGAAGAAGGAGCGTCAAAGCCTGATTCAGCGTCTGGAAGCCGAGATGAAGGACGCGGCGAAGAATCTCCAGTTCGAGCGGGCGGCAGAGCTTCGTGATGCGCTGCTGGAGCTGCAAGCCGAGTAA
- a CDS encoding flagellar motor protein: MDITIIIGILAGLAALIGGFLWEGGHIGGLMQGAAALIVFGGTLAAVLISFPLSRLRTIPAALRLAFGRSVRSPGELIDSLADMSVIARRDGVLALESVSDGHADPFLREGMQMVVDGTDPEMVRQILELEIQAAEQKHEGYAKIFESAGGYAPTMGIIGTVMGLIHVLGSLQEPTNLGPSIAVAFTATLYGVASANIIFLPIATKIKARSEEEIVNMELLLEGILAIQNGEHPLIVRKKLASFASAGRTDGPASRGFAHEWTE; encoded by the coding sequence ATGGACATAACCATTATTATCGGCATCCTGGCCGGACTCGCGGCGCTCATCGGAGGCTTTCTCTGGGAAGGCGGGCATATCGGCGGTCTCATGCAGGGCGCGGCAGCGCTGATCGTGTTCGGCGGAACCCTTGCTGCTGTGCTCATCAGCTTCCCGCTCTCCCGTCTAAGAACCATCCCCGCCGCCCTCCGGCTGGCCTTCGGCCGCAGCGTACGTTCACCGGGGGAGCTTATCGATTCGCTGGCCGATATGTCGGTCATTGCCCGAAGAGACGGCGTTCTGGCCCTGGAAAGCGTATCGGACGGGCATGCCGATCCTTTTCTGAGAGAAGGGATGCAGATGGTCGTCGACGGCACCGACCCCGAAATGGTCCGCCAAATCCTTGAGCTTGAGATTCAGGCCGCCGAGCAGAAGCACGAGGGCTATGCCAAAATTTTCGAATCCGCCGGAGGCTATGCGCCCACGATGGGGATTATCGGAACCGTCATGGGATTGATCCATGTGCTCGGCAGTTTGCAGGAGCCCACGAATCTCGGCCCTTCGATTGCCGTCGCGTTCACAGCCACTCTGTACGGTGTTGCGAGCGCCAATATTATCTTTTTGCCCATTGCAACGAAGATTAAAGCACGTTCCGAAGAAGAAATTGTAAATATGGAGCTCTTGTTGGAAGGGATACTGGCCATTCAGAACGGAGAGCACCCGCTTATCGTCCGCAAGAAGCTGGCCTCCTTCGCATCGGCGGGCCGGACCGATGGACCGGCATCAAGGGGGTTCGCCCATGAGTGGACCGAATAG
- a CDS encoding S1C family serine protease, with protein MKRRGYKVSTALLLSTALMLGSHGAILEGEAAAAASSFIVKSTYEQGTVPSVISRLSPSVVGIIGKVAQGTPGEVDDRYNLAHGTGVIWKADGWIVTNAHVVDGLSGITVVTSDGKSYKAKAVFSDPKSDIALVKINAKSLKPAVFAVTAQEAVVGETVVAIGTPISFSLRNSASVGVVSGLNRSVDGSYRLIQTDTAINPGNSGGPLVNLKGEVIGINSKKFAAVGIENMGFSIPAETVRYVVDHLLKYGEVRRATLGLELEESWSAIVGLPSDDPLTVTKVLSAEAQKAGIAEGDVLYGINGKRVYSVVDINERLKSYTPGQRVRLLMQRDGDIVNVSLKLSRDGASAVSADDEGGESA; from the coding sequence ATGAAGAGACGCGGATACAAAGTGTCAACGGCGCTGCTGCTGAGCACTGCGCTCATGCTAGGAAGCCATGGGGCCATCTTGGAAGGGGAGGCTGCTGCGGCAGCAAGTAGTTTTATAGTCAAGAGTACATACGAGCAAGGAACGGTACCAAGCGTGATTAGCCGATTGTCGCCGTCGGTAGTGGGCATTATCGGTAAAGTGGCCCAGGGAACGCCGGGCGAAGTGGATGATCGATATAATCTGGCGCACGGAACGGGCGTCATCTGGAAAGCGGACGGCTGGATCGTAACGAACGCCCATGTGGTGGACGGGCTAAGCGGCATTACCGTCGTTACGTCCGATGGCAAGTCCTATAAGGCGAAGGCCGTTTTTAGCGATCCGAAGAGCGATATCGCACTCGTCAAAATCAATGCCAAGTCCCTCAAGCCCGCCGTGTTCGCGGTAACCGCCCAGGAGGCAGTGGTTGGCGAGACGGTCGTTGCGATCGGCACGCCGATCTCGTTCTCGCTTCGGAACTCCGCTTCGGTCGGGGTGGTCAGCGGGCTGAACCGGAGCGTTGACGGCTCCTACCGATTGATTCAGACGGATACCGCAATCAATCCGGGAAATAGCGGAGGACCGCTTGTCAATTTGAAGGGCGAGGTCATCGGCATTAATAGCAAGAAATTCGCCGCTGTCGGCATCGAAAACATGGGCTTCTCCATTCCGGCCGAAACCGTCCGGTATGTTGTCGATCATCTGCTGAAGTACGGCGAGGTCCGGAGAGCCACGCTTGGGCTGGAGCTGGAGGAAAGCTGGTCCGCCATTGTCGGGCTGCCTTCGGATGACCCGCTGACGGTCACCAAGGTGCTGTCCGCCGAGGCCCAGAAGGCTGGAATAGCGGAGGGGGACGTGCTGTATGGCATCAATGGAAAGCGTGTCTACTCCGTGGTGGATATTAACGAGCGGCTGAAGTCCTACACGCCGGGACAGCGGGTTCGCCTGCTGATGCAGCGGGACGGGGATATTGTAAACGTCAGCCTGAAGCTCAGCCGGGACGGCGCTTCCGCTGTATCGGCTGACGATGAGGGAGGCGAAAGCGCATGA
- a CDS encoding ABC transporter permease — translation MPSLIIAWNMVKRTLGRRRGWIVFVLVPCVVVTLTVFLLGRTTAAGIIVSYINEDEGPAGKYLMEQLQQSGQYVLKESASEEVLREELLQNKSTVGVYVPRNFSDGIMEGGSPSVKVYEVSTSEASVMIRMTADSTVKRLNGSAAAIREMSDSGADRVQALSQVLEQSAKKRVDTQVTDLNLYAKPGLSNVTGFTLMFMMTLISSVVAMILDDRRQRTLSRMYTAPVRAYEIALGNFLGSLVVGSLQVIIVLLLSRYVLRYEYGIPFMLHFLILMAFMLVSLGLASTIAGLIRNDQNAAMINSMIVTPSCMLGGCFWPLAIMPEFMQKLANFIPQKWAIEAVEIAATGGTLADISLPLAVLGLMAIILLAVGSAVLRPSESGTGTAA, via the coding sequence ATGCCTAGCTTGATTATCGCCTGGAATATGGTGAAACGGACGCTTGGGCGGAGACGGGGCTGGATTGTCTTTGTCCTGGTGCCCTGCGTCGTCGTCACGCTGACGGTGTTTCTGCTGGGCAGGACGACGGCAGCCGGCATTATTGTCTCCTATATAAATGAGGACGAAGGTCCTGCAGGGAAATACTTGATGGAGCAGCTGCAGCAAAGCGGACAATATGTGCTGAAGGAGTCGGCTTCCGAGGAGGTGCTGCGCGAGGAGCTGCTTCAGAATAAAAGCACGGTCGGCGTTTATGTCCCCCGGAACTTCAGCGATGGAATCATGGAAGGGGGATCGCCGAGCGTCAAGGTGTATGAAGTATCAACGTCGGAAGCATCGGTCATGATCCGCATGACCGCCGACTCTACGGTTAAGCGTCTGAACGGGTCGGCCGCGGCAATCCGGGAAATGTCTGACTCGGGTGCCGATCGCGTGCAAGCGCTGAGCCAGGTGCTGGAGCAATCCGCCAAGAAGCGGGTGGATACGCAAGTCACGGATCTGAACCTGTACGCCAAGCCGGGCTTGTCGAATGTGACGGGATTTACGCTTATGTTCATGATGACCCTGATTTCGAGCGTCGTGGCGATGATCTTGGACGACCGGAGGCAGCGCACGCTGTCGCGGATGTATACGGCACCGGTCCGGGCATACGAGATCGCGCTCGGTAACTTTCTGGGCAGCCTTGTCGTCGGTTCGCTGCAGGTAATCATCGTGCTTCTGCTCAGCCGGTATGTGCTGCGTTACGAGTACGGCATTCCGTTCATGCTGCATTTTCTTATCCTGATGGCCTTCATGCTGGTGTCGCTCGGGCTTGCCAGCACGATCGCGGGACTCATCCGCAACGATCAGAATGCCGCGATGATCAATTCCATGATCGTTACGCCGAGCTGCATGCTGGGCGGCTGCTTCTGGCCGCTGGCCATTATGCCGGAGTTCATGCAGAAGCTCGCCAACTTTATTCCGCAAAAGTGGGCGATTGAAGCGGTGGAGATCGCCGCGACCGGCGGCACGCTCGCTGATATCAGCCTGCCGCTCGCGGTCCTCGGCTTGATGGCGATCATTTTGCTCGCCGTGGGCTCTGCCGTTCTTCGGCCAAGCGAGAGCGGGACAGGAACCGCCGCTTAG